In one window of Cellulophaga sp. HaHa_2_95 DNA:
- a CDS encoding LemA family protein — protein MKKGLIGIIVIVAVIALFGMWYVSANNTLVEMKGQATKQWANVESSYQRRSDLIGNLVKTVQGAADFERGTLTDVIEARSKATSTTIDANNLTPDKMAAFQQAQSGLTGALSKLMVVVERYPELKANQNFLDLQSQIEGTENRINVERNRFNDLAGEYNIKIAKIPTNIIASLAGFQQLSLFSANRGAENAPDVNFDFN, from the coding sequence ATGAAAAAAGGACTGATCGGGATTATTGTTATTGTAGCTGTAATTGCCCTTTTTGGAATGTGGTATGTTAGCGCTAACAATACCCTTGTAGAAATGAAAGGACAAGCTACCAAGCAATGGGCAAATGTAGAAAGCTCATATCAGAGACGTAGTGACCTAATTGGCAATCTAGTTAAAACGGTGCAGGGTGCCGCAGATTTTGAGAGAGGAACCTTAACAGACGTTATAGAAGCTAGATCTAAAGCCACGTCTACAACTATTGATGCGAATAACTTGACTCCTGATAAAATGGCTGCTTTTCAACAAGCACAAAGTGGTTTAACAGGTGCTTTAAGCAAATTAATGGTCGTAGTAGAACGCTACCCTGAATTAAAAGCGAACCAAAATTTCTTAGACTTACAATCACAAATTGAGGGTACTGAAAATAGAATCAATGTAGAGCGTAACCGCTTCAATGATTTAGCTGGTGAGTACAATATAAAGATTGCAAAAATACCGACAAATATTATTGCTTCTCTAGCAGGGTTTCAACAACTATCCTTATTCTCAGCAAATAGAGGTGCAGAAAATGCTCCAGATGTAAATTTTGATTTTAACTAG
- a CDS encoding TPM domain-containing protein — translation MSKVEAFLSEKEEQEIVQAIIAAEKNTSGEIRVHIEAHTTLDHFKRAEEVFHVLKMDNTKDANGVLIYVAVHDKKFVICGDKGIDKVVPEDFWDSTKNVIQQQFKEGNFKQGIIDGILKAGKELHTHFPWQHNDTNELSNEVSKG, via the coding sequence ATGTCTAAAGTAGAAGCATTTTTATCCGAAAAAGAAGAGCAAGAGATTGTTCAGGCTATTATAGCAGCTGAAAAAAATACTTCTGGTGAGATTAGAGTTCATATTGAAGCACATACTACATTAGATCACTTTAAACGTGCCGAAGAAGTTTTCCATGTTTTAAAGATGGACAATACGAAAGACGCTAACGGCGTTTTGATCTATGTGGCCGTGCATGATAAAAAGTTTGTCATTTGCGGAGATAAAGGAATTGACAAGGTAGTGCCTGAAGATTTTTGGGATTCCACTAAAAACGTCATTCAACAACAATTTAAAGAAGGAAATTTCAAACAAGGTATCATTGATGGCATCTTAAAAGCCGGAAAAGAACTTCACACTCATTTTCCATGGCAACACAACGACACAAATGAACTTAGCAATGAAGTTTCTAAAGGGTAA
- a CDS encoding GSCFA domain-containing protein, whose amino-acid sequence MKLQTQIPLTKAKHQIDYNSQLLLLGSCFVENIGEKLTYFKFRSVQNPFGILFHPLAIEKLISRAITNTAYTEDEVFYLNDRWQCYDAHSELSAPTKEALLDNLNNSLVIVRQQLEKATHLIITLGTAWVYRELRTDRVVANCHKVPQASFYKELLSVIAIQESLERIVALVAKVNSKVQVVFTVSPVRHLKDGFVANQQSKAHLITAIHQVIHTSGEKSAYFPSYELMMDELRDYRFYAEDMIHPNAVAIRYIWEKFNEVWVSDMASSGMKAVEAIQRGLVHRPFDPESDQHQKFLKALEGKIAHVQKQYPFMKFSL is encoded by the coding sequence ATGAAACTCCAAACTCAAATTCCCTTAACGAAAGCCAAGCATCAAATTGATTATAATAGTCAGTTGCTATTGTTAGGGTCTTGTTTTGTTGAAAATATAGGAGAAAAATTAACGTACTTCAAATTTCGATCCGTTCAAAATCCTTTCGGTATCCTATTTCATCCATTAGCCATTGAAAAATTAATTTCTAGGGCGATAACGAATACAGCATATACAGAAGATGAGGTGTTTTATTTGAATGATCGCTGGCAGTGTTATGATGCACATTCCGAATTATCAGCACCTACCAAAGAGGCCTTGTTGGATAATTTAAATAATAGCTTGGTTATCGTTAGGCAACAACTAGAAAAAGCAACGCACTTGATCATTACTTTAGGTACAGCTTGGGTGTACCGTGAGTTGCGTACAGATCGCGTAGTGGCCAACTGTCATAAAGTTCCTCAGGCATCGTTTTATAAAGAACTACTCTCGGTAATTGCTATTCAAGAAAGTCTAGAGCGTATTGTAGCGCTTGTAGCCAAAGTAAATAGTAAAGTTCAAGTCGTATTTACGGTATCACCGGTACGTCATTTAAAAGATGGCTTTGTAGCAAATCAACAAAGTAAAGCACACTTAATAACGGCTATTCATCAAGTAATACATACTTCAGGAGAAAAGAGCGCTTATTTTCCTAGTTATGAACTCATGATGGATGAGCTTCGGGATTATCGTTTTTATGCCGAAGATATGATACACCCTAATGCTGTGGCAATACGTTATATTTGGGAGAAGTTTAATGAAGTTTGGGTTTCTGATATGGCAAGCTCTGGGATGAAAGCGGTAGAAGCTATACAGAGAGGTTTAGTGCATAGACCTTTTGATCCGGAGTCAGATCAACATCAAAAATTTTTAAAAGCCTTAGAAGGTAAAATTGCGCATGTTCAGAAACAATATCCATTTATGAAATTTAGTCTATGA
- the alaS gene encoding alanine--tRNA ligase, protein MKSQEIRSKFLEFFKDKEHKIVASAPMVIKDDPTLMFTNAGMNQFKEFFLGNTVPKDTRVTDTQKCLRVSGKHNDLEEVGKDTYHHTMFEMLGNWSFGDYFKEEAITWAWEFLTDVCKIDKTSLYVTVFEGSKDADNLEEDAEALALWKNIVPESQILFGNKKDNFWEMGDQGPCGPCSEIHVDIRSAEEKAKVSGASLVNNDHPQVVEIWNLVFMQYNRRANGQLESLPAKHVDTGMGFERLCMVMQNVQSNYDTDVFTPIIREIEAITNNTYGKDEKLDIAIRVIADHIRAVSFSISDGQLPSNTGAGYVIRRILRRAIRYGFTFLDTKEPFMYRLVNVLCDSMGAAFPELKSQKQLIENVIKEEEHSFLKTLDQGLVLLDSIIESAASETIDGRKAFELYDTFGFPIDLTALILSERGLHLDEKGFEVAMGEQKKRSRSASEISKEDWTVLSSDLEQEFIGYDVLQSNVKLVKYRKVTSKKDGEQYQIVFNLTPFYAEGGGQVGDKGYLEAANGDVIYILDTKKENNEIIHFAKNLPKDVKETFKAVVDEKQRRRTEANHTATHLLHQALREILGTHVEQKGSAVHSKYLRFDFSHFSKVTSEELIEVENFVNARIEGNLPLEESRNVPMQTAVEQGAMALFGEKYGDAVRTIRFGKSIELCGGTHVKTTADIWHFKIKSEGAVASGIRRIEAITSDAVKDFYTDNNNTLSEVKVLLNNSKDPVKAVTSLQEENAKLKKEVEGLLRDKAKNLKGDLLTEIQSLDGIDFLAKKVDLDAAGIKDLSFELGSNKDNLFLLLAAENEGKALLSCYISKELVEKKGLSAVTVVRELGKLIQGGGGGQAFFATAGGKNPGGIVEALEKAKNYVA, encoded by the coding sequence ATGAAATCTCAAGAGATACGATCAAAATTTTTAGAATTTTTTAAGGACAAAGAACATAAAATAGTTGCTTCTGCTCCTATGGTTATTAAAGATGACCCTACTTTAATGTTTACAAATGCTGGTATGAACCAGTTTAAAGAATTCTTTTTAGGAAATACAGTCCCTAAAGATACCCGTGTTACAGATACTCAAAAATGTTTGCGCGTTAGTGGTAAGCATAATGATTTGGAGGAAGTAGGGAAAGATACCTACCACCATACGATGTTTGAGATGTTGGGGAACTGGAGTTTTGGTGATTATTTTAAGGAAGAAGCCATTACGTGGGCTTGGGAATTTTTGACAGACGTTTGTAAGATTGATAAAACAAGTCTTTATGTAACCGTTTTTGAGGGGAGTAAAGATGCTGATAATTTAGAGGAAGATGCGGAAGCATTAGCGCTTTGGAAAAATATTGTACCAGAATCTCAAATTCTTTTTGGAAATAAAAAGGATAATTTTTGGGAAATGGGAGATCAAGGCCCTTGCGGACCTTGTTCAGAAATTCATGTAGATATTAGATCGGCAGAAGAAAAAGCTAAAGTTTCTGGTGCATCATTAGTAAATAATGACCACCCACAAGTGGTAGAGATTTGGAATTTGGTATTTATGCAATACAACCGTAGAGCAAATGGCCAATTAGAATCTTTACCTGCAAAGCATGTAGATACAGGAATGGGCTTTGAACGTTTGTGTATGGTGATGCAAAACGTGCAATCTAACTATGATACGGATGTTTTTACACCTATCATTAGAGAGATAGAAGCTATTACAAATAATACGTATGGTAAGGATGAGAAGTTAGACATAGCAATAAGAGTGATAGCAGATCATATTCGTGCGGTATCTTTTTCTATATCAGATGGGCAATTGCCAAGTAATACAGGAGCGGGGTACGTAATTCGTAGAATTTTACGTAGAGCTATTCGGTATGGTTTTACGTTCTTAGATACTAAAGAACCATTTATGTACCGTTTGGTAAATGTTCTTTGTGATAGTATGGGGGCGGCCTTTCCTGAACTTAAAAGTCAGAAACAACTTATTGAAAATGTAATTAAAGAAGAAGAACATTCTTTCCTAAAAACTTTAGATCAAGGGCTGGTACTTTTAGATTCTATTATTGAAAGCGCCGCAAGCGAAACTATTGATGGTAGAAAAGCTTTTGAATTGTATGATACTTTTGGATTTCCAATAGACTTAACTGCACTTATTTTAAGTGAAAGAGGACTTCATTTAGATGAAAAAGGGTTTGAAGTTGCTATGGGAGAGCAGAAGAAGCGTTCGCGTTCTGCATCAGAAATATCGAAAGAAGATTGGACGGTGCTTTCTTCAGACTTAGAACAAGAGTTTATTGGGTATGATGTCTTACAATCTAACGTAAAACTAGTAAAATACAGAAAGGTTACTTCTAAAAAAGATGGGGAGCAATATCAAATTGTATTTAACTTAACTCCTTTCTACGCAGAAGGTGGTGGGCAAGTAGGAGATAAAGGATATTTAGAAGCGGCGAACGGAGACGTAATCTATATCCTAGATACAAAGAAAGAAAATAACGAAATTATTCACTTTGCTAAGAACCTTCCGAAAGATGTCAAAGAAACCTTTAAGGCGGTGGTTGATGAAAAGCAACGCAGAAGAACGGAAGCGAACCATACCGCAACACATTTATTACATCAAGCATTGCGTGAAATTTTGGGAACACATGTAGAACAAAAAGGGTCTGCGGTACATTCTAAATATTTACGTTTTGATTTTTCACACTTCTCTAAAGTGACTTCTGAGGAGTTAATTGAAGTTGAGAATTTTGTGAATGCACGTATTGAAGGGAATTTACCTTTGGAAGAGAGTAGAAATGTACCTATGCAAACGGCGGTGGAGCAAGGTGCTATGGCCTTGTTTGGAGAAAAATATGGTGATGCAGTAAGAACCATTCGCTTTGGAAAATCTATTGAGCTTTGTGGCGGTACGCATGTAAAAACTACGGCAGATATCTGGCATTTCAAAATTAAATCAGAAGGAGCTGTAGCCTCTGGGATTCGTAGAATTGAAGCGATAACTTCTGATGCAGTTAAAGATTTTTATACGGATAATAACAATACACTTTCTGAGGTTAAAGTGTTATTGAATAATAGTAAAGACCCTGTAAAGGCAGTAACTAGTTTACAAGAAGAAAATGCTAAACTAAAGAAAGAAGTAGAAGGTTTGTTGCGTGATAAGGCTAAGAATTTGAAAGGCGATTTGCTTACAGAGATTCAGAGCCTAGACGGAATTGATTTTCTGGCGAAGAAAGTAGATTTAGATGCTGCTGGGATCAAAGATTTGTCTTTTGAGCTAGGAAGCAACAAAGACAATTTATTCTTATTGCTAGCTGCTGAAAATGAGGGTAAAGCTTTATTGTCTTGCTATATTTCTAAAGAGTTAGTAGAAAAGAAAGGTTTAAGTGCGGTAACCGTAGTACGTGAATTAGGGAAACTAATTCAAGGTGGTGGCGGTGGCCAAGCGTTCTTTGCAACTGCTGGAGGTAAAAATCCAGGAGGGATCGTCGAAGCATTAGAGAAGGCAAAGAATTACGTAGCGTAA
- a CDS encoding DUF4136 domain-containing protein, with the protein MKTFKILALPIFALLILSSCSSVRVMADYDKKADFNTYKTYAFYKTGVDKAQISDLDKKRILYAIEAEMTARGFSKSENPDILVSIFTKEREQVDIYNNYWGGGFGWGWNPYFWGGQNMYGNQVSTRTEGSLYIDLIDAKDKQLVWQGKGVGALYQTKNIEKKEERIQKFVTEILKAYPPMASN; encoded by the coding sequence ATGAAAACATTTAAAATTTTAGCCCTGCCTATTTTTGCGCTTCTTATTCTAAGTTCCTGCAGTTCTGTCCGTGTAATGGCAGATTATGATAAAAAAGCAGATTTTAACACCTATAAAACATACGCATTTTATAAAACGGGTGTTGATAAAGCTCAGATTTCTGATTTAGATAAGAAAAGAATTCTATATGCCATTGAAGCTGAAATGACTGCTAGAGGTTTTTCTAAATCTGAGAACCCAGATATATTGGTAAGCATTTTTACTAAAGAAAGAGAACAAGTAGATATTTACAATAATTACTGGGGCGGTGGCTTTGGATGGGGTTGGAATCCTTATTTCTGGGGAGGACAAAATATGTATGGCAACCAAGTAAGTACCCGTACAGAGGGCTCTTTATATATTGATCTTATTGACGCCAAAGACAAGCAATTGGTATGGCAAGGAAAAGGTGTTGGTGCATTATACCAAACCAAAAATATAGAAAAGAAAGAAGAACGGATTCAAAAATTTGTTACCGAGATATTAAAAGCTTATCCACCAATGGCCTCTAATTAA
- a CDS encoding MerR family transcriptional regulator, with the protein MHIELPEKRYYGIGEIAKAFDVNTSLIRFWEKEFDVLQPKKNAKGNRKFTPQDVKNLQLIYHLVKERGFTLEGAKTHLKENKSQTLSTFDIISKLEGIKAELVKIKNQL; encoded by the coding sequence ATGCATATAGAACTTCCTGAAAAAAGATATTACGGTATTGGCGAAATTGCAAAGGCCTTTGATGTCAACACATCATTGATTCGGTTTTGGGAAAAAGAGTTTGATGTACTTCAACCTAAAAAAAATGCAAAGGGCAACAGAAAATTCACCCCACAAGATGTAAAAAATTTGCAGTTAATTTATCACTTGGTAAAAGAACGCGGTTTTACTTTAGAGGGCGCCAAAACTCATTTAAAAGAAAACAAGAGTCAGACACTATCAACGTTTGACATCATTAGTAAATTAGAAGGCATAAAAGCTGAACTGGTCAAAATAAAAAATCAATTATAA
- a CDS encoding YgcG family protein yields the protein MKFLKGNILILVLFLTSFAFGQFTIPEKPSEQKGVYDYINLLSASQKNTLTHKLKSYADSTSTQIVVVIIGSTKGEDINYLGAQWGQKWGIGQGDTDNGILLILAKDDRKVAINTGYGVEGSLTDAMSKRIIEQVIIPEFKTGDYYGGINKGADAIFGILTGEFQEDRTFSTNSFPFKSLFPFLIFIIIIIIFSNKSKGNGGGRNGGKRSGGFDIWDAIILSNMGRGGHSSGGGFGGGGGFGGGFGGGGFGGGGASGGW from the coding sequence ATGAAGTTTCTAAAGGGTAACATATTAATTTTAGTTCTATTCCTAACTTCCTTTGCTTTTGGTCAGTTTACGATTCCAGAAAAGCCTAGCGAGCAAAAAGGGGTTTATGATTATATAAATTTGTTATCTGCTTCGCAGAAAAACACACTTACCCACAAATTAAAAAGTTATGCTGACAGTACCTCTACACAGATTGTAGTGGTAATTATTGGAAGCACTAAAGGCGAAGATATTAATTACCTGGGCGCACAATGGGGGCAAAAATGGGGTATTGGTCAGGGTGATACAGATAACGGAATATTATTGATTCTCGCTAAAGACGACCGAAAGGTGGCTATCAATACCGGTTATGGCGTAGAAGGATCTCTCACCGATGCCATGTCTAAACGAATTATAGAACAAGTGATCATCCCTGAATTTAAAACAGGCGATTACTACGGAGGCATTAACAAAGGTGCCGATGCTATTTTTGGTATCCTTACGGGAGAATTTCAAGAAGACCGCACCTTTAGCACCAACTCTTTTCCTTTTAAAAGTTTATTCCCATTTTTAATATTCATCATTATCATTATCATCTTTTCTAACAAAAGTAAAGGAAACGGCGGCGGCAGAAATGGCGGCAAAAGGTCTGGAGGTTTTGATATTTGGGATGCTATTATTCTGAGTAATATGGGTCGCGGTGGCCATAGCTCCGGAGGAGGTTTCGGTGGCGGTGGTGGCTTTGGCGGAGGCTTCGGTGGCGGAGGCTTTGGCGGAGGAGGCGCTTCTGGTGGTTGGTAA
- a CDS encoding 1-aminocyclopropane-1-carboxylate deaminase/D-cysteine desulfhydrase, with product MKREDQLHPFISGNKFRKLKYNIEAAKKAGLKTVLTYGGAYSNHIAATAFAGKEYGFNTIGIIRGEELVQKWQENPTLRFAHANGMQFKFVTREGYRVKEEAGAIASLEKEFGLFYRIPEGGTNQLAVQGCEEIVHAGDSDFDVLITCVGTGGTISGIINSSKDHQVIIGFPALKGDFLKKDICKFTAKSNWDLETNYNFGGYGKISEELIVFINDFKKKTAIPLDPIYTGKMMFGVVDMIAKNHFKEGTKILAIHTGGLQGITGMNKVLKNKNLPLLEL from the coding sequence ATGAAAAGGGAAGATCAGCTTCATCCATTCATCTCGGGGAATAAATTTAGAAAACTTAAGTATAATATAGAAGCCGCTAAGAAAGCCGGATTAAAAACGGTACTTACCTATGGGGGCGCTTATAGCAACCATATTGCCGCAACTGCATTTGCAGGGAAAGAATATGGCTTTAATACAATAGGGATTATTAGGGGAGAAGAATTAGTGCAGAAGTGGCAAGAGAATCCTACCTTAAGATTTGCCCATGCTAACGGCATGCAATTTAAATTTGTCACCAGAGAAGGGTATAGAGTTAAAGAAGAGGCGGGGGCTATTGCCTCTTTAGAAAAAGAGTTTGGACTATTTTATCGCATTCCCGAAGGTGGTACCAACCAATTAGCAGTGCAGGGCTGTGAAGAAATAGTACATGCTGGCGATTCAGATTTTGATGTGCTCATTACCTGTGTAGGAACTGGAGGTACAATTTCAGGAATTATCAATTCTTCTAAGGATCATCAGGTTATAATAGGTTTTCCTGCTTTAAAAGGCGATTTTCTAAAAAAAGATATTTGTAAATTTACAGCGAAATCTAACTGGGATTTAGAAACAAATTATAATTTTGGCGGATATGGCAAGATCTCAGAAGAGTTAATTGTTTTTATTAATGACTTTAAAAAGAAGACTGCCATCCCATTAGATCCTATTTATACAGGAAAAATGATGTTCGGAGTGGTAGATATGATTGCCAAGAACCACTTTAAAGAAGGAACTAAAATATTAGCCATCCATACAGGTGGTCTGCAAGGCATTACCGGGATGAATAAAGTTTTAAAAAATAAAAATTTACCATTACTAGAATTATGA
- a CDS encoding M23 family metallopeptidase — translation MSKVKYYYDPDTLSYRKIEAKKSRRYRNIGLFLLGSFLFGLLGLTILLNTNFINTPKELSLQRELRNYDLQFELLDKKMEQVEQVLANIEDRDNNIYRVYFEANPIPDEQRRAGFGGVNRYKSLEGFNNSEMIIASTKRMDIIQKQMVIQSKSLDEITKLAEEKEKLLAAIPAIQPINNEDLKRMASGYGWRSDPFTKARKMHWGMDFTSPKGTPIYATGDGKVIRADSNSSGYGNHIRIDHGFGYVSLYAHMSKYNVTAGKTVKRGDLIGFVGSTGRSEAPHLHYEVFKDDQRINPINFYYGSLTAEEFANMLRTASQENQSLD, via the coding sequence ATGTCTAAAGTAAAATATTATTACGATCCAGATACTTTATCGTATCGCAAAATAGAAGCAAAAAAATCTAGAAGATACAGGAATATAGGCCTGTTTTTATTAGGTTCATTTTTGTTCGGTCTGCTAGGCCTTACCATATTATTGAATACCAATTTTATCAATACGCCTAAAGAATTGTCTCTACAACGCGAGTTGCGAAATTATGATTTGCAATTTGAGCTTTTAGATAAGAAAATGGAGCAGGTAGAACAGGTGTTGGCCAATATAGAAGATAGAGACAACAATATATACCGCGTTTATTTTGAAGCTAACCCTATTCCTGATGAGCAACGAAGAGCTGGTTTTGGTGGGGTAAACCGATATAAATCATTAGAAGGATTTAATAATTCTGAAATGATTATTGCTTCTACAAAACGAATGGATATAATTCAAAAGCAAATGGTCATCCAATCTAAATCTTTAGATGAGATTACGAAACTTGCGGAAGAGAAAGAAAAGCTGCTTGCAGCAATTCCTGCGATACAACCCATTAATAATGAAGATTTAAAAAGAATGGCCTCAGGATACGGTTGGCGATCAGATCCGTTTACAAAAGCAAGAAAAATGCACTGGGGAATGGATTTTACGTCTCCTAAAGGAACCCCTATCTATGCCACTGGAGATGGCAAAGTGATCCGTGCCGATAGCAATTCTTCTGGATACGGAAACCATATTCGTATTGATCATGGTTTTGGGTATGTAAGTTTATATGCGCATATGAGTAAATACAATGTTACTGCAGGTAAAACGGTAAAACGCGGAGATCTTATTGGCTTTGTTGGGAGTACTGGACGTTCAGAAGCGCCTCACCTTCATTATGAAGTTTTTAAAGATGACCAACGTATTAACCCCATTAACTTCTACTACGGAAGTTTAACTGCGGAAGAATTCGCAAACATGTTAAGAACAGCATCACAAGAAAATCAATCATTAGACTAA
- a CDS encoding DUF4230 domain-containing protein yields MKNIIIGAVVTLALVFIFRSCSDSSEEKSILKENSMLIQESIKNVSKLVVTEGHFAEVYNYKDSQQLFGPLITAEKKALVVVNADVTVSYDLSKIDFEVQEETKTLLIKSIPEPEIKLNPDFEYYDVTADYLNQFNANDYNKIKKNVRASLMKKVENSALKTNAQNRLLSELSNFYILTNSLGWTLEYKGETVNGNLPDLIKG; encoded by the coding sequence ATGAAAAACATCATTATAGGAGCTGTGGTTACATTAGCCTTGGTATTTATTTTTCGTTCTTGTTCCGATAGTTCAGAAGAAAAATCTATTCTAAAAGAAAACTCGATGCTTATCCAGGAGTCTATCAAAAATGTGTCAAAATTAGTAGTGACTGAGGGGCATTTTGCTGAGGTTTATAATTATAAAGATTCGCAACAACTTTTTGGCCCCTTAATTACGGCGGAGAAAAAAGCATTGGTAGTGGTAAATGCAGATGTTACTGTGTCTTATGATTTAAGTAAGATAGATTTTGAAGTGCAGGAAGAAACAAAAACGCTACTGATAAAAAGTATCCCTGAGCCAGAAATAAAGCTAAATCCAGATTTTGAGTATTATGATGTTACGGCAGATTATTTGAATCAGTTCAATGCCAATGACTATAATAAGATCAAGAAGAATGTACGTGCCTCTTTAATGAAAAAAGTAGAGAATTCTGCTTTAAAAACTAATGCGCAAAACAGGTTGTTAAGCGAACTCTCTAATTTCTATATCTTGACCAATTCGTTAGGGTGGACTTTAGAATATAAAGGAGAAACTGTAAATGGTAATTTACCAGATTTGATAAAAGGATAA
- a CDS encoding aromatic amino acid hydroxylase, with the protein MSYESNPILDKLPVHLRQFIKPQDYSDYTAINQAVWRYVMRKNVDYLSKVAHKSYLDGLNKTGISIDDIPNMYGMNRILQEIGWAAVAVDGFIPPSAFMEFQAYNVLVIASDIRQLEHIEYTPAPDIIHEGAGHAPIIANPEYAEYLRRFGEIGCKAISSAKDYELYEAVRHLSIIKEAHGTPQNEIDVAEKLIEDLQQNMGEPSEIALIRNLHWWTVEYGLIGTVDNPKIYGAGLLSSIGESAWCMTDDVKKIPYSIEAAHTSFDITKPQPQLFVTPDFAFLSQVLEEFANTMALRKGGLSGIKKLINSKDLGTIELSTGIQISGNFEQVIEFENKPVYFQTKGKTALSYREKELVGHSTKHHAQGFGSPIGKLKGINLAIEDMSPRDLKAYNIFEGQTIHLEFEGGIKVQGEIITGTRNLRGEIILITFDNCTVTYGDTILFTPNFGLYHMAIGENIASAFNGPADLASFDLITHKVTNTTIKPTKNDKSILLETYYQQIREFREGKNTTISRNKVFQEVKHNFPKDWLLSVELYELAKSNNDVEFASEILAHLEKVKQNNPSVGRLIDDGLLLVNQSLVV; encoded by the coding sequence ATGTCTTACGAGAGTAACCCTATTTTAGATAAACTACCAGTGCACTTAAGGCAATTTATAAAGCCACAGGATTATAGTGACTACACCGCTATCAATCAGGCTGTATGGCGTTATGTAATGCGAAAAAATGTAGATTATTTAAGTAAGGTTGCCCATAAGTCCTATTTAGACGGACTCAACAAAACAGGGATTTCTATTGATGACATTCCTAACATGTATGGGATGAATCGTATTCTACAGGAAATTGGTTGGGCTGCCGTTGCGGTAGACGGATTCATACCGCCTTCTGCATTTATGGAGTTTCAAGCATATAATGTGCTTGTCATTGCTTCAGACATTCGGCAGTTAGAACATATTGAATACACTCCTGCACCAGATATTATCCATGAAGGAGCAGGTCATGCGCCTATTATTGCTAATCCTGAATACGCAGAATACTTAAGAAGATTTGGAGAGATTGGTTGTAAAGCGATCTCTAGCGCTAAAGATTATGAATTGTATGAAGCTGTGCGCCATCTTTCTATTATCAAAGAAGCTCATGGCACACCACAAAATGAGATTGATGTTGCTGAAAAACTAATTGAAGACTTACAACAAAACATGGGAGAACCTAGTGAGATTGCGTTGATCCGTAATTTGCACTGGTGGACGGTGGAGTATGGCTTAATTGGTACTGTTGACAATCCTAAAATTTACGGGGCAGGCCTACTTTCTTCTATCGGAGAAAGTGCTTGGTGTATGACGGATGATGTTAAAAAAATTCCCTATTCTATAGAGGCAGCACATACTTCTTTTGATATCACAAAACCACAACCTCAACTTTTTGTGACTCCAGATTTTGCATTTCTAAGTCAGGTGTTAGAAGAATTTGCTAATACTATGGCGCTGCGAAAAGGAGGTTTATCAGGAATCAAAAAACTGATCAATTCAAAAGATTTAGGGACTATTGAATTGAGTACGGGGATTCAGATTTCTGGTAATTTTGAACAGGTTATTGAGTTTGAAAACAAACCCGTTTATTTTCAAACCAAAGGCAAAACAGCACTGTCGTACCGCGAAAAAGAACTCGTGGGTCATAGCACCAAACACCATGCTCAAGGTTTTGGGTCTCCTATAGGAAAACTTAAAGGTATTAACCTTGCTATTGAAGATATGAGTCCTAGGGATTTAAAAGCCTATAACATTTTTGAAGGGCAAACTATCCATCTAGAATTTGAAGGCGGCATAAAGGTTCAAGGAGAAATTATCACAGGGACACGTAATTTACGAGGAGAAATTATACTAATCACCTTTGACAATTGTACCGTGACCTACGGTGATACTATTTTGTTTACTCCTAATTTCGGCTTATACCATATGGCCATAGGAGAAAATATTGCTTCTGCATTTAATGGCCCTGCAGATTTAGCTAGTTTTGATTTGATTACCCACAAGGTGACCAACACCACTATAAAGCCTACTAAAAACGACAAAAGCATCTTACTAGAGACATACTACCAACAAATTAGAGAATTTAGAGAAGGCAAAAACACAACAATTTCTAGGAATAAAGTTTTTCAAGAAGTGAAACACAACTTCCCTAAGGACTGGTTACTTTCTGTAGAACTGTATGAATTAGCAAAATCTAATAACGACGTGGAATTTGCCTCAGAAATTTTAGCGCATTTAGAAAAAGTGAAACAAAATAATCCTAGCGTGGGTCGTTTAATAGACGACGGACTATTATTGGTGAATCAAAGTTTGGTGGTATAA
- a CDS encoding DUF5522 domain-containing protein: MKKIIPIEEGDFYLSEQGYKVFTAQYHLKRGYCCESGCRHCPYGYSSKTNKYN, translated from the coding sequence ATGAAAAAAATTATCCCCATAGAAGAAGGTGACTTTTACCTTTCGGAGCAAGGATACAAAGTTTTTACCGCCCAGTACCATTTAAAACGGGGATACTGTTGCGAAAGTGGTTGTAGACATTGTCCATATGGCTATAGTTCTAAAACCAATAAGTACAACTAA